The genomic window GCGTCGCAACCAGGCCGGCTACGACTCGAAGTTCGCGACCCTCTACTACCCGTGGTTCCAGGTGATGGACCCGCTGACCGGCACGAACCGCTTCGTGCCGCCGTCGGGGCACATGGCCGGGGTCTGGGCGCGCAACGACAGCGAACGCGGCGTGCACAAGGCGCCGGCGAACGAGGTCGTGCGCGGCGCGGTCGCGGTGCAGACGCAGTTGACCCGCACCGAGCAGGAACTGCTCAACCCGATCGGCATCAATGCGATCCGCAACTTCCCGGGCCGAGGCATCCGAGTCTGGGGTGCGAGGACCCTCTCGAGCGACTCGGCCTGGCGGTACGTGAACGTGCGCCGGCTGTTCAACTACCTCGAGAAGTCGATCCTGAACGCGACCCAGTTCGCCGTGTTCGAGCCCAACGACCAGGCCCTGTGGGGCAAGCTGCGGCGTTCGATCTCGGCGTTCCTGATCGGCGAGTGGCGCAAGGGCGCACTGTTCGGCGCCACGCCCGACCAGGCGTTCTTCGTGAAGTGCGACGACGAGACCAACCCGGCCGACGTCATCGACTCGGGCCAGGTGGTCTGCCAGATCGGGGTCGCCCCGGTGAAGCCGGCCGAGTTCGTCATCTTCCAGCTCTCGCAGTTCTCGGGCGGCACCAGCCTGGTCGCCGAGTAGGCGAGCACGCCAGCCGGCACACGCCCACTGAGCCATCCCACAACGAACACAGGAGGAAACCATGGGACTCGCCGACCCGCTCGACTCATCACCGGCCAACGGATTCAAGGTCGTCATCGACGGCATCGAGATCCCGAAGGTGATCGAGGTCTCGGGCCTCAAGTCCGAGGTCGACAAGATCGAGCTCAAGCAGAACACCAACGACGGCAAGTACATCGTGCGCCAGTTGATCGGCCGGCCGAAGGCGGGGGAGTTCACGGTCACCCGCGGCCTCACCGACTCGAAGACGGTCACCGACTGGCTCAAGATGGTCATGGAGGGCGACGTCGCCGGGGCCCGCAAGACGGCGTCGGTCGAGCTGCTCGACTACAAGGGCGAGACGATCAAGACGTACTCGTTCATGAACTGCTGGGTGCGCAGCGTCGAACTCAACTCGCTCAAGGCCGGTGCCGCAGAGCAGGCGACCGAGAAGTTCACCGTCTGCTTCGACGAGGCGACGGTGAGCTGATGCAACGCGTCATCTCCACGCGCGCGAGCACCGACGACGAGGGTCGGGCCGGTGTCGACGAGCCGATGCGCACGGAGTTCGCCTTCGAACTCCCGCGCGGCTTCGTCGACGCCGAGGGCCGGGTGCACCGCCGGGGGGTGATGCGTCTCGCCACCGCGCGCGACGAACTGCTGCCGCTGTACGACGCCCGCGTCCAGGAGAACTCGGCGTACACGACGGTCGTGCTGCTCGGCCGCGTGATCTCGTCGCTCGGCGACCTGCCGAACGTCGACAGTTCCGTCGTCGAGAACATGTTCGCGTCGGACGTCGCGTTCCTGCAGGACTTCTACCGCCGCATCAACGCCGAAGGGCACACGCGCATCGCCGTGACGTGCCCGCAGTGTTCCAACCGGTTCACCGCCGACCTCGCGGGCGGGCGCCTGGGGGAATCATGACGTACGCGGCCGACCGGCTCCACGAGGAGGTCGCGTACGTCGCCTATCACTTCCACTGGTCGCTCGACGAGATCCTCGACCTGGAGCATCCGCAGCGTCTGCGGTACGTGCGGGAGATCGCCGCGATCAACACCCGGATGAGCGAGGAGCGCTGAGCGATGCGCTGGCCGTGGCAGCGGGATCGGGAGCCCGCCGGCGCCGACGCGGCGCCGGGCGGCACGGCGACCGCTGCGCGGCCGGCGGAGCCCACGAGCCCCGCCGGATGGGCGTTCCTGCCGCCGTTGCAGCGGCTGAGCGACGCTCCGACGAGCACGTCGCTCGGGTCGGGATTCGTCGGTTCCCTTCCGACGCGCGTCGACCCGTCGTTCATGGGTTCGATGGGGCATCTCATCGACTCGGATGCCCCGGCCGGCACCGTCGCCGCCGACACCGGGTCGCTCGGCGCCCCGGTCGACGCGCCGGTCCGCGCGTCGGAACTGACGCTCCGTCCGTCGGAGACCCAGGGAGGCGGCGCGACGGTGCAGCGCTCCGCCGGCCTGACAGGCGCGCCCGCCGCTCCGGCGCCGACGCCGGCCACGGCCGCGACGCCGTCGGACGTCGCGACGGTGGGACCACCGGATGCCCCGGCAGCGGCGCTCGACCTGGCCGCCGACGTCGCATCGGGGCCATCGGACGTCGCCGGGCATCCGGTGCCCGACGCCGGTCCAGACACGTCGGCGGCCTCGCACCTGCCGGATGCGCCCGATGCCGCAGTGGGCCCGGACGCCGGCCCGGATGCCCCTGACGCGCCGCCGGCACCCGTGCAGCGTGCGACGCTGGGGGCGACGCCGAGCGCCGCATCCGAGGCCACGGTGCCGAGTCCGACCACGCATGCCGCGACGCCCGACCTCGCGCTGCGCGGCTCCGGTTCCGATGCCTCGCGCGGGCCGGTCGGTGAGCTCCCGCTCACGTCGAGCGGCGAGACGGCTCCGGCCGTGGGGGATTCGGCCGTCGGGGATTCGGCCGCCGGCGATTCGGCCGCTCCGGACCAGGTGGTCCGGGCCGCGCCGGTCGCCGAGCCCGCGCGGACCCCGCCGCGCCGGATGGGCCTCGGGGCCCCGCTCGCACCGGTGCAGCGCACCGGGCCGGCGACGGCGGTCACCCCGAACCCCGCCTTCGGTGCATCCCCCGCTGCTCCTGCAGCCGCGCCGGGAGACGCGGCGATTCCGGCCCCGATCCTCGCCGACCGGGAACTCGGAACCGCGCTCGGCCACGTCGAGCGCACCGAGACCACACCCGGAGCGGAGCACACGGCACCGCGACCCTCGGCGCCACCGGTCGCGATGCCGCTGCAGCGACTGCCCGACCGTGCGCTCGACGTCGGTGCCGACACGATCGCGGACACGGACGGCCGTTCGTCGGATCATCCGGGCGAAGCGGTGCGATCGCCCGACATCCCGACGATCGCGCAACGCTCGCTCACCGTCGACCCGACCGCCGCGCCCGACGACCCGCCGGCTGCGCCCAACGACCTTCCGGTGAAGCCCGAGCAGCTGCCGGCGGCGTCCGCCGACGTCCAGCCGTCGATGCCGACGGATGCCTCGGCGCCGACGGATGCCTCGGCGGGCGAGGCCGGCACGGCTCCCGGTCGGGGCGCCGTCGTCGCACCGACGCCGGTCAGCGCGCCGCGGAGCCTGCCGCTCGTCGCCGCGCGCACGCTGGAACCGGCCATCGGCCCCGCGATCGGCGTCGCGCCGACGCGTTTCGCGGCCGGGCGGCGCGCGGACTCGGGGCCGGTCGTCGTGGCGCGCGTGCTCGCGCCGGGGACGGCGGTGGAGACCGGCGCTCGCACGAGTGCTGCTCGCACGACCGCCCAGAGGGCAGGCGGCACCCCGGTCGGCGTCGTCGGCGGCCCGGCCCCCTCGACATCGTCTGGAACGGCAGCGGCCGATCAGCCGGCGTCCCCGACGGAATCGCCCGGCTCTGCACCCGAGCCGCGCGGATTCCGCGCCTTCGTCCAGCGGTGGAACCCGTTCGGCTCGGCGCCCGCGATGCCGGCTCTCCCCGCCCTGCCCTCGACGCCGTCGATGCCGAGCCTGCCTTCCGTCCCCGACCTGCCGGGCGCCGACGACCTGCCGATCCCATCGTCGATGCCGGCGCTGCCCGCACTCCCGGGCGCCATGCCGGCGCTGCCGGGCGGCATGCCCTCCCTGCCCGGCCACCCCGAGCTCCCCGACCTGCCGTCGATGCCCGCACTGCCCTCATTGCCGTCGTTGCCCGGGGGGATGCCGTCGCTGCCCGCGCTCCCGGGAGGCCTGCCGCCGCTCCCCGCCGGCATCCCGTCGCTTCCGGCCGGCCTCCCCTCGCTGCCCGGCGCGGGATCGCTGCCGCTGCCCCGACCGCCGCAGGGCATCCCGGGCGCGGACGCGCTCGGCGGCCTGGCCGGAGCCGCCTCCGACGCGGTGGGCGGCGCGCTCGGGGATGCGCAGGCCGCGGCATCCGGGGTCGCCGACCAGGCGGCGGGACTCGCCGGGGAGCGGCATCCGCCGTCGGATCGGCGATCGACGGAGCCGGCGGCGCACTCGCCGGAGCCGCGGCGGGCATCGGCGGCGCGCTGCCCGGAGCATCCGGTGCGGCAGCCGCGGGAGCGCCGACGTCGCCGGCCGACCTCGAGAAGCTCGCGGCGCGGCTCTATGCACCGCTGGTGCGGCGCATCAAGTCCGAACTGCTGCTCGATCGCGAGCGGCGCGGCGTCCGGATCGACGGAATCTGACAGGGGTGAGGTGAACCGATGATCGACGACCTGAAGACCGCGGTCAGCGTCAGGTACGAGGTGAAGCTCGACGAGCAGAAGCTCGGCGAGTTCACGGGGTGCGAGGGGCTCGGCGTCGAGGTGGTGCTCGAATCGCGCGAGGAGGGCGGCAACAACCTCTACGTCTGGCAGTTCCCGACCCGCCTGAAGTACCCCAACATCAAGCTCAGTCGCCCGGTCTACGAGGGCTCCAGCGAGATGGTCATCAACTGGATCCTCTCGACCACCGGCGGCATGAAGCGCAGCACCGGCAGCATCGTCGCGAAGACCTCGAAGGGCGCGGTCGTCGCCTCATGGGCGATCAACGACGTGATCCCGGTGCGGTGGACCGGTCCGGGGTTCAGCTCCGACCAGCCGAAGGTGCTCACCGAGACCCTCGAGATCGCGCACCACGGGTTCATCTCGACCGGCGCGAAGTACTAGGAGGCCGTCATGCCGCTCACGCAGACCGAGGAGACCCGGAAGCTCACGAAGGCGTCCATCGAGCTCCTCGAACCCGGTCAGGAACCGGGTCGCCCCGGGCCGAAGATCGCCACCATCGAGTTCCAGCTCAACCCCAAGGAGCTGACGATGGCCAAGAGCGCCAAGTGGGAGTCGAAGAACCAGAAGAAGGCGTCGTCGGCGCCGCCCGCGAGCTACCAGGGCCCGGAGCCGCAGAAGCTGACGGTGGAGATGTACTTCGACGCCTCGCTCTCGCGCGACGCGAGCGTCGTCAAGCACGTGGAGGACCTGTTCGCCGCGACCGCGCCGACCGAGAAGTCGAAGGGCACGAAGACGCCGTCGCCGCCGTGGGTGCGGTTCATGTGGGGCGGGCTCTCGGGGTTCGTCGGCTACATCACCAGCGTCTCGGCGAAGTACACGCTGTTCTCGCCGTCGGGGATGCCGATCCGTGCGGTCTGCACGGTCGCGATGGCCGAGCTCGCGAGCGAGATGGGCAAGCAGAACCCGACCTCGGGCGGGCTCCAACCGCGTCGGCTGCACGTCGTGCGCGAGGGCGACACCCTCGCGATGATCGCCTTCCGCGAGTACGGCAACGCCGCCCTGTGGCGCGCGCTCGCCGATGTGAACGGGATCGACGACCCGATGCGGATGCGTCCGGGCCGGAGCATCCTGCTGCCCGTCGCCGAGGAGTTCGACGCCCCGCGGGAGCCGATCCGGAGGGAGCTCGCGCGTGCCCTCGACTGACGTCTACACCAGCAACCTCCTCGTCGACATCGACGGCAGCCCGCTCGCCGACGACCTCACGACGAAACTGCTGCACGGCCGCATCACGGATGCCGCGAGCCTGCCGGATTCGTTCGACCTCGAGTTCGACGACAACGCCGGCGACCTGCTG from Agromyces sp. LHK192 includes these protein-coding regions:
- a CDS encoding phage tail protein, whose amino-acid sequence is MGLADPLDSSPANGFKVVIDGIEIPKVIEVSGLKSEVDKIELKQNTNDGKYIVRQLIGRPKAGEFTVTRGLTDSKTVTDWLKMVMEGDVAGARKTASVELLDYKGETIKTYSFMNCWVRSVELNSLKAGAAEQATEKFTVCFDEATVS
- a CDS encoding DUF6760 family protein, with translation MTYAADRLHEEVAYVAYHFHWSLDEILDLEHPQRLRYVREIAAINTRMSEER
- a CDS encoding phage tail protein; the encoded protein is MIDDLKTAVSVRYEVKLDEQKLGEFTGCEGLGVEVVLESREEGGNNLYVWQFPTRLKYPNIKLSRPVYEGSSEMVINWILSTTGGMKRSTGSIVAKTSKGAVVASWAINDVIPVRWTGPGFSSDQPKVLTETLEIAHHGFISTGAKY
- a CDS encoding LysM peptidoglycan-binding domain-containing protein, coding for MPLTQTEETRKLTKASIELLEPGQEPGRPGPKIATIEFQLNPKELTMAKSAKWESKNQKKASSAPPASYQGPEPQKLTVEMYFDASLSRDASVVKHVEDLFAATAPTEKSKGTKTPSPPWVRFMWGGLSGFVGYITSVSAKYTLFSPSGMPIRAVCTVAMAELASEMGKQNPTSGGLQPRRLHVVREGDTLAMIAFREYGNAALWRALADVNGIDDPMRMRPGRSILLPVAEEFDAPREPIRRELARALD